A window of Dorea formicigenerans contains these coding sequences:
- the rpsM gene encoding 30S ribosomal protein S13, whose translation MARIAGVDLPRDKRVEIGLTYIYGIGRTSATRILAQAGVNPDIRCRDLTDDDVKKISAVIDETQTVEGDLRREIALNIKRLQEIGCYRGIRHRKGLPVRGQKTKTNARTRKGPKRTVANKKK comes from the coding sequence ATGGCACGTATTGCAGGTGTAGATTTACCAAGAGACAAACGAGTTGAGATCGGATTAACTTATATCTACGGAATCGGTAGAACAAGCGCAACCCGTATCTTAGCACAGGCAGGAGTTAATCCTGATATTCGTTGTAGAGATCTTACAGACGACGATGTAAAGAAAATCAGTGCAGTAATCGACGAGACTCAGACTGTAGAAGGAGATCTTAGAAGAGAGATCGCTCTGAACATCAAGAGATTACAGGAGATCGGATGCTATAGAGGAATCCGTCACAGAAAAGGACTTCCGGTTCGTGGTCAGAAGACTAAGACAAATGCAAGAACAAGAAAAGGTCCTAAGAGAACAGTAGCAAACAAGAAGAAATAA
- the fdhF gene encoding formate dehydrogenase subunit alpha, with protein sequence MINLTIDGVQIEAKEGQSILSAAREHGIHIPTLCFLEKINEIGSCRICVVEVEGMNKLVTACNTKVKEGMNITTDSPAVIESRKNTLHLLMAEHKTNCFKCIKNGACELQAMAREYGIDVPNFKSSHGDVQHEPFDAHPFLSYDPGLCIQCQRCISTCAKATGRHALSLERNGARVYVKVPFGEGWENSLCESCGNCAQACPTGALTIKRRKDYREWEVKKVRTTCPHCATGCQMDLYVKDGKIVDVQGADGPSNHNLLCVKGRSGSFDFVDCDARIRYPLIKNKETGEFERATWDEALNLVASKFSEIRNQYGGEALAGFACSRSTNEDIYMLQKMVRTAFKSNNTDNCARVUHAPTVAGLATTLGSGAMTNTIYDITHESDAILLVGSNPEHAHPVIGMQVRQAVQRGAKLIVVDPRDIDLCKDADIHLKLKPGTNVAFANGMMHIFIEEDLIDHKFIEDRTENFEAMKEMVKDYTPEKVAEICQIDADMLREAARIYAKADRAPIMYCLGVTEHHTGTEGVMSLSNMAMMVGKLGKPGCGVNPIRGQNNVQGACDMGASPNQFSGYQNIDKPGVLEKFEKAWDTKLNPNIGTKATDCFPKMISGDIKGLFIFGEDPVRTDPNTHHVIKSLESLDFFAIDELFMTETAKLADVILPGRSYAEKEGTFSNTERRVQRVRKAVEIEGDTKPDTWIFTEIMRRMGYPQPHLTPAQIMDEIASVTPSFAGISHERLDSEEVNGQGLQWPCTSKDHPGTPIMHVGKFARGLGYFRPAAYTPSMELPDEEYPLIMMTGRILYHYNACAMTDKTEGINQIAGESFIELNTEDAQKLGVEDGEMVSISSRRGTIQAKATVSYKTNPGECWMPFHYIEGGANWLTSDALDSISSTPEYKVCTVKVEKITA encoded by the coding sequence ATGATTAATCTGACAATCGATGGCGTACAGATTGAAGCAAAAGAAGGTCAGTCAATCTTAAGCGCTGCAAGGGAGCATGGAATCCATATTCCTACACTTTGCTTCCTGGAAAAAATTAATGAAATTGGTTCCTGTCGTATCTGTGTCGTAGAAGTAGAAGGCATGAATAAACTTGTAACTGCCTGCAACACAAAAGTAAAAGAGGGCATGAACATTACAACAGACAGCCCAGCTGTTATCGAATCCAGAAAGAACACTCTCCATCTCTTGATGGCTGAGCATAAAACAAACTGTTTCAAATGTATTAAAAATGGTGCCTGTGAGCTTCAGGCTATGGCACGCGAATATGGTATTGATGTGCCAAACTTTAAATCATCACACGGAGATGTACAGCATGAGCCATTTGACGCTCATCCATTCCTCTCCTATGACCCGGGTCTTTGTATCCAGTGCCAGCGTTGTATCAGTACTTGTGCAAAAGCTACAGGAAGACATGCCCTTTCTCTTGAGAGAAACGGTGCACGTGTATATGTAAAAGTACCGTTCGGCGAAGGCTGGGAGAATTCCTTATGCGAGTCTTGTGGGAACTGTGCTCAGGCATGTCCAACAGGTGCTCTTACGATCAAGAGAAGAAAAGATTATCGTGAATGGGAAGTTAAGAAAGTCCGCACAACCTGTCCACACTGTGCTACAGGCTGTCAGATGGATCTGTACGTAAAAGACGGCAAAATCGTAGACGTGCAGGGTGCAGACGGTCCTTCTAATCACAATCTGCTCTGTGTCAAAGGACGTAGTGGTTCTTTCGACTTCGTAGACTGTGATGCAAGAATCCGTTATCCATTAATTAAGAATAAAGAAACTGGTGAATTTGAGCGTGCTACATGGGATGAGGCATTAAATCTCGTGGCTTCTAAATTCTCAGAGATCAGAAATCAATATGGAGGTGAGGCGCTGGCCGGATTTGCCTGCTCTCGTTCTACCAACGAAGACATTTACATGCTTCAGAAAATGGTAAGAACAGCGTTTAAGAGCAACAATACCGATAACTGCGCGCGCGTTTGACATGCTCCTACTGTTGCCGGATTGGCAACCACACTTGGCTCAGGAGCTATGACAAATACCATTTATGATATTACTCATGAATCTGATGCTATCCTCCTTGTAGGATCTAACCCGGAACATGCACATCCGGTTATCGGAATGCAGGTTCGTCAGGCCGTACAGCGCGGTGCTAAACTCATCGTAGTTGACCCACGTGATATCGACCTGTGTAAAGATGCTGATATCCATTTGAAATTAAAACCAGGTACAAACGTAGCGTTTGCAAATGGTATGATGCATATCTTCATTGAAGAAGACTTAATCGACCACAAATTCATCGAAGACCGTACAGAGAACTTCGAAGCTATGAAAGAAATGGTCAAAGATTATACACCTGAAAAAGTAGCAGAAATCTGTCAGATCGATGCAGATATGTTGAGAGAAGCTGCACGTATTTACGCAAAAGCTGATCGTGCACCAATTATGTACTGTCTTGGTGTTACAGAGCATCATACTGGTACAGAAGGTGTTATGTCCCTGTCTAACATGGCTATGATGGTTGGTAAACTTGGAAAACCTGGATGTGGTGTTAACCCAATCCGTGGTCAGAACAATGTACAGGGAGCCTGCGATATGGGTGCTTCTCCGAACCAGTTCAGCGGATATCAGAACATCGACAAACCGGGAGTTCTTGAAAAATTTGAAAAAGCATGGGATACAAAGCTGAATCCGAATATTGGTACAAAAGCTACGGACTGCTTCCCTAAGATGATCAGTGGAGATATTAAAGGATTGTTTATCTTCGGAGAGGATCCGGTCAGAACAGATCCGAACACACATCACGTAATCAAATCTCTTGAGTCACTGGACTTCTTCGCAATTGATGAGCTGTTCATGACTGAGACTGCAAAACTTGCTGATGTTATTCTTCCAGGACGTTCTTATGCTGAAAAAGAAGGAACTTTCTCTAATACTGAGAGACGTGTACAGCGCGTCAGAAAGGCCGTAGAGATTGAAGGTGATACGAAGCCTGATACTTGGATCTTCACTGAGATCATGCGTCGTATGGGCTATCCACAGCCTCATCTGACACCTGCACAGATTATGGATGAAATTGCATCTGTAACTCCTTCATTTGCCGGTATCAGCCATGAGAGGCTGGACAGCGAAGAAGTAAACGGACAGGGACTTCAGTGGCCATGTACATCAAAAGATCACCCTGGAACACCAATTATGCACGTAGGAAAATTTGCAAGAGGTCTTGGATATTTCAGACCAGCTGCATACACACCTTCTATGGAGCTTCCAGATGAGGAATATCCTCTGATCATGATGACAGGACGTATTCTCTATCATTACAATGCATGTGCTATGACTGATAAGACAGAAGGGATCAATCAGATTGCCGGCGAGTCCTTTATCGAGTTAAACACAGAAGATGCACAAAAGCTTGGCGTTGAAGACGGAGAGATGGTTTCCATTTCTTCCAGACGTGGAACGATTCAGGCAAAAGCTACCGTATCCTACAAGACAAATCCTGGTGAATGCTGGATGCCTTTCCACTATATCGAAGGTGGTGCAAACTGGCTGACAAGCGATGCACTGGATTCCATCTCAAGTACACCAGAGTACAAAGTATGTACGGTTAAAGTTGAGAAGATTACAGCGTAA
- the rpmJ gene encoding 50S ribosomal protein L36: protein MKVRSSVKPICEKCKVIKRKGSVRIICENPKHKQRQG, encoded by the coding sequence ATGAAGGTTAGATCATCAGTAAAACCAATTTGCGAAAAATGCAAAGTAATCAAAAGAAAAGGAAGCGTTCGCATTATCTGCGAAAACCCGAAACACAAACAGAGACAGGGTTAA
- the map gene encoding type I methionyl aminopeptidase, translated as MPVTIKSAREIELMAEAGRILEIVHNELRDALHAGMSTLDIDRLGEEIIRSYDCIPSFLNYNGYPASICVSLNQEVVHGIPDKHRLIQDGDIVSLDAGVIYKGYHSDAARTYGVGEISKEAKNLMQITKECFFEGIKYAREGNHLFDISGAIGDYAEEHGYGVVRDLCGHGIGTHLHEAPEIPNFRMNRKGMLLKAGMTLAIEPMITAGGHEVDWLDDDWTVVTRDGSLAAHYENTVLITEGEPKLLSLSEKVL; from the coding sequence ATGCCGGTCACGATAAAATCAGCAAGAGAAATTGAACTAATGGCAGAAGCCGGAAGAATTCTTGAGATTGTACATAATGAACTACGTGACGCGCTCCATGCGGGGATGAGTACGCTGGATATCGACAGATTAGGAGAAGAGATTATACGCAGTTATGATTGTATTCCTTCCTTCCTGAATTATAACGGATATCCGGCATCCATCTGCGTATCTCTGAATCAGGAAGTTGTTCATGGAATACCGGACAAACACCGACTGATTCAGGACGGAGATATTGTAAGTCTGGATGCAGGAGTCATCTACAAGGGGTATCATTCAGATGCGGCCAGAACTTATGGAGTAGGTGAAATCAGTAAAGAAGCAAAAAATCTGATGCAGATAACAAAAGAATGTTTCTTTGAAGGTATAAAATATGCCAGAGAAGGTAATCATTTATTTGATATATCCGGTGCGATCGGAGATTACGCCGAAGAACATGGATATGGTGTGGTTCGTGATCTGTGTGGACACGGAATAGGAACACATCTGCATGAGGCACCTGAAATTCCGAATTTCAGGATGAACCGGAAGGGAATGCTTCTGAAAGCAGGTATGACATTAGCGATTGAACCAATGATCACGGCAGGTGGTCATGAAGTTGACTGGCTGGATGATGACTGGACAGTTGTCACCAGAGATGGTTCACTGGCAGCACATTATGAAAATACAGTGCTGATTACAGAGGGAGAACCAAAACTTCTCTCGCTTAGTGAGAAGGTATTATAA
- the secY gene encoding preprotein translocase subunit SecY yields the protein MLETFRRAFQTKDIRRKLGYTFLMLIVIRLGSQLPTPGVDPTYIKEFFAQNSGEAFNLFNAFTGGSFEQMSILALSITPYITSSIIVQLLTIAIPKLEEMQKDGEDGRKKIVAITRYLTVGLALMESTAMAVGFGRQGLLKEFNFVNAAIVVLTLTAGSTFLMWIGERITEKGVGNGISIVLVINIISRIPSDMTTLFTKFVKGKSLASGGLAVVIIVAIILVLVVFVVVLQDGERRIAVQYSQKVMGRRTYGGQSTNIPLKVNTAGVIPIIFASSLMQFPIVIATFAGKGNGTGIGSEILRGLNQGNWCNPQMPKYSWGLAVYIILTVFFAYFYTSITFNPLEIANNMKKNGGFIPGIRPGKPTVEYLTKILNYIIFVGACGLVLIQLVPIIFNGWLGASVSFGGTSLIIIVSVILETLKQIESQMLVRNYKGFLNK from the coding sequence ATGTTAGAGACATTTCGAAGGGCATTTCAAACAAAGGATATTCGTAGAAAACTTGGATATACTTTTTTGATGTTGATCGTAATCAGACTGGGATCACAGTTGCCTACACCAGGAGTAGATCCGACTTATATTAAAGAGTTTTTTGCTCAGAATTCCGGGGAGGCGTTCAACTTGTTTAACGCTTTCACCGGAGGCTCTTTTGAGCAGATGTCAATTCTGGCATTGAGCATTACTCCATACATTACATCTTCCATTATTGTTCAGCTTCTTACAATCGCAATTCCTAAACTTGAGGAGATGCAGAAAGATGGAGAAGATGGAAGAAAGAAGATTGTAGCAATCACACGTTATCTGACAGTTGGACTTGCGCTTATGGAGTCAACAGCCATGGCCGTTGGTTTCGGAAGACAGGGACTTTTGAAAGAATTTAATTTTGTGAATGCTGCAATCGTAGTTCTTACACTGACCGCAGGCTCTACATTTCTGATGTGGATTGGTGAGCGGATTACTGAAAAAGGTGTAGGAAATGGAATTTCAATTGTGTTGGTAATTAATATTATCTCACGTATTCCAAGCGATATGACAACGCTCTTTACGAAATTCGTAAAAGGAAAAAGTCTCGCATCAGGTGGACTTGCTGTTGTTATTATAGTTGCTATTATCCTCGTACTTGTTGTATTCGTAGTAGTACTTCAGGACGGCGAGAGAAGAATTGCAGTACAGTATTCACAGAAGGTGATGGGAAGAAGAACTTACGGTGGACAGTCCACGAACATTCCGCTGAAAGTCAATACTGCAGGTGTTATCCCGATTATCTTTGCATCTTCATTGATGCAGTTCCCGATTGTGATTGCAACATTTGCCGGCAAGGGAAATGGAACAGGAATCGGAAGCGAGATTTTAAGAGGTCTTAATCAGGGTAACTGGTGTAATCCTCAGATGCCGAAATATAGCTGGGGACTGGCAGTATACATCATTTTGACAGTATTTTTTGCTTATTTCTATACATCAATTACATTTAATCCGTTAGAGATTGCAAATAACATGAAGAAAAATGGTGGATTTATCCCGGGTATCCGTCCAGGAAAACCGACTGTTGAGTATTTGACAAAGATTCTGAATTACATTATCTTTGTTGGCGCATGTGGTCTTGTATTGATTCAGCTTGTACCGATCATTTTTAATGGATGGTTAGGAGCAAGCGTGTCCTTTGGTGGTACATCACTGATCATCATTGTCAGTGTAATCTTAGAGACACTTAAGCAGATCGAGTCACAGATGCTTGTACGAAATTACAAAGGTTTTTTGAATAAATAA
- a CDS encoding DNA-directed RNA polymerase subunit alpha, translated as MFDFNKPNIEITEISEDKKYGRFVVEPLERGYGTTLGNSLRRIMLSSLPGSAISQVKIDGVLHEFSSIPGVKEDVTEIIMNLKSLAIKNTSETDEPKTAYIEFEGEGVVTAADIQVDQDIEIMNPETVIATLNGGADSKLYMELTITKGRGYVSAEKNKNDELPIAVIPIDSIYTPVERVNLTVENTRVGQITDFDKLTLDVYTNGTLLPDEAVSLAAKVLSEHLKLFIDLSEVAQAAEVMIEKEDDEKEKVLEMSIDELELSVRSYNCLKRAGINTVEELTNRTSEDMMKVRNLGRKSLEEVLAKLDELGLSLSKGEE; from the coding sequence GTGTTTGATTTTAATAAACCCAATATAGAAATAACAGAGATTTCAGAAGATAAGAAGTATGGAAGATTTGTTGTAGAGCCTTTGGAAAGAGGTTATGGAACAACATTAGGTAATTCTCTTCGCAGAATTATGCTTTCATCATTACCAGGATCTGCTATCAGCCAGGTAAAGATTGATGGCGTTCTGCATGAGTTCAGCTCCATCCCAGGAGTGAAAGAAGACGTTACCGAAATCATCATGAACCTGAAGTCACTGGCTATCAAGAATACATCTGAGACAGATGAGCCGAAGACTGCATATATCGAGTTCGAGGGTGAAGGTGTTGTCACAGCTGCAGATATACAGGTAGATCAGGATATTGAGATCATGAATCCAGAGACTGTTATCGCTACATTGAATGGTGGAGCAGACAGCAAATTATATATGGAGCTGACCATTACAAAGGGCAGAGGATATGTAAGTGCTGAGAAGAATAAGAACGATGAGTTACCAATTGCAGTAATCCCAATCGATTCTATTTACACCCCAGTGGAGCGCGTGAATCTCACAGTTGAGAACACACGTGTCGGACAGATTACAGATTTTGATAAACTGACATTAGATGTATATACAAATGGTACATTACTTCCAGATGAGGCAGTCAGCCTTGCTGCAAAGGTATTGAGCGAGCATCTGAAACTCTTTATTGATCTGTCAGAAGTAGCACAGGCTGCTGAAGTCATGATTGAGAAAGAAGATGACGAGAAAGAGAAAGTGCTTGAGATGAGCATTGATGAACTTGAGTTATCTGTTCGTTCATACAACTGTCTGAAGAGAGCTGGAATCAACACAGTTGAAGAGCTCACAAACAGAACATCTGAGGATATGATGAAAGTTCGTAACCTTGGACGTAAGTCACTGGAAGAAGTTCTTGCTAAGCTTGATGAATTAGGATTAAGCTTAAGCAAAGGAGAAGAGTAA
- a CDS encoding adenylate kinase: MKIIMLGAPGAGKGTQAKKIAAKYEIPHISTGDIFRANIKEGTELGKKAKTYMDQGLLVPDELVVDLVVDRVNQEDCKNGYVLDGFPRTIPQAEALDKALAELGQKMDYAIDVDVPDENIIHRMGGRRACVGCGATYHLEYAPTKVEGICDACGKELILRDDDKPETVKKRLDVYHEQTQPLIDYYTNAGILKTVDGTVDIDVVFQNIVEILGA; encoded by the coding sequence ATGAAGATTATTATGTTAGGTGCGCCAGGAGCTGGAAAAGGCACACAGGCTAAGAAAATTGCAGCTAAGTACGAAATCCCACACATTTCTACTGGAGATATCTTCAGAGCTAATATCAAAGAGGGAACAGAGCTTGGTAAAAAAGCAAAAACATATATGGATCAGGGACTTCTTGTACCGGATGAACTGGTAGTTGATCTCGTTGTTGACCGTGTGAATCAGGAAGACTGCAAGAATGGATATGTTCTGGATGGATTTCCGAGAACCATTCCTCAGGCAGAAGCACTTGATAAAGCACTTGCAGAGCTTGGACAGAAGATGGATTATGCAATTGATGTAGATGTACCGGATGAGAATATCATTCACCGTATGGGTGGACGTCGTGCCTGTGTTGGCTGTGGAGCTACATACCATCTGGAATATGCTCCTACAAAAGTTGAAGGAATCTGTGATGCATGTGGTAAAGAACTCATTCTTCGTGATGATGATAAACCGGAGACAGTAAAGAAACGTCTTGATGTATATCACGAGCAGACACAGCCATTGATTGATTACTACACAAATGCAGGAATCTTAAAGACAGTTGACGGAACAGTTGACATTGATGTTGTGTTCCAGAATATTGTGGAGATTTTAGGAGCGTAA
- the rpsD gene encoding 30S ribosomal protein S4 translates to MAVNRVPVLKRCRSLGMDPVYLGIDKKSNRQLKRSNRKMSEYGLQLREKQKAKFIYGVLEKPFRNYFEKAQRMNGMTGDNLMILLESRLDNVVFRMGFARTRREARQIVDHKHVLVNGKQVNIPSYLIKAGDTVEIKEAKKSSPRYKEIVEVTGGRMVPDWLEVDQENLKGTVKELPAREAIDVPVDEMLIVELYSK, encoded by the coding sequence ATGGCAGTAAATAGAGTTCCGGTTCTTAAAAGATGTAGATCCCTCGGTATGGATCCAGTATATTTAGGAATTGATAAAAAGTCCAACAGACAGTTAAAGAGATCCAATAGAAAGATGAGCGAGTATGGTCTTCAGTTACGTGAGAAACAGAAAGCTAAATTCATCTATGGTGTATTAGAGAAACCTTTCAGAAACTACTTCGAGAAAGCTCAGCGTATGAACGGAATGACAGGTGATAACCTGATGATCCTTCTTGAGTCCAGACTTGACAACGTAGTATTCCGTATGGGATTTGCTAGAACAAGACGTGAAGCTAGACAGATCGTTGATCATAAGCATGTACTTGTAAATGGTAAGCAGGTAAATATTCCATCTTACCTGATCAAAGCTGGTGATACAGTAGAGATCAAAGAGGCTAAAAAGAGCTCTCCAAGATACAAAGAGATCGTAGAGGTCACAGGTGGACGTATGGTTCCAGACTGGTTAGAAGTAGATCAGGAGAACCTGAAAGGAACAGTTAAAGAGCTTCCTGCACGTGAAGCAATCGATGTTCCAGTTGACGAGATGTTAATCGTCGAGTTATATTCTAAATAA
- the infA gene encoding translation initiation factor IF-1 produces the protein MSKADVIEIEGTVVEKLPNAMFQVELENGHQVLAHISGKLRMNFIKILPGDKVTLELSPYDLSKGRIIWRDK, from the coding sequence ATGTCAAAAGCTGACGTAATAGAAATTGAAGGAACAGTAGTAGAAAAATTACCAAACGCAATGTTTCAGGTTGAACTTGAGAATGGACATCAGGTTCTGGCACACATCAGCGGAAAACTTAGAATGAACTTTATCAAGATCTTACCAGGAGATAAAGTAACACTTGAGTTATCCCCATATGATCTTTCAAAAGGAAGAATTATCTGGAGAGATAAATAG
- a CDS encoding KOW domain-containing RNA-binding protein: protein MEQFETGMMARSKSGHDAGNVYVITKVEETYVYLVDGKVRTLDKPKKKKKKHVQLIKESFDIQGATDVDIKRWIKIWNKEDNQN from the coding sequence ATGGAACAGTTTGAAACAGGAATGATGGCCCGGTCCAAAAGTGGACATGATGCCGGAAATGTGTATGTAATCACAAAGGTTGAAGAGACATACGTATATTTAGTGGATGGAAAAGTAAGAACACTGGATAAGCCGAAAAAGAAAAAGAAGAAGCATGTCCAGTTGATCAAAGAAAGCTTTGATATTCAGGGCGCCACAGATGTGGACATAAAAAGATGGATCAAAATTTGGAATAAGGAAGATAATCAGAATTAG
- a CDS encoding bL17 family ribosomal protein, with the protein MAKYRKLGRTSSQRKALLRNQVTALLNNGKIVTTEAKAKEIRKIAEGLIAMAVKEKDNFEEVTVKAKVARKDENGKRVKEVVDGKKKTVYDEVDKTIKKDMPSRLHARRQMLKVLYPVTEVPTAQAGRKKNTKEVDLVAKLFDEIAPKYADRKGGYTRIVKIGQRKGDAAMEVLIELV; encoded by the coding sequence ATGGCAAAGTATAGAAAACTCGGCAGAACATCAAGCCAGAGAAAAGCTTTATTAAGAAACCAGGTAACAGCACTTCTGAACAACGGAAAAATCGTTACAACAGAAGCTAAGGCTAAAGAGATCCGCAAGATTGCTGAAGGTCTTATTGCTATGGCTGTAAAAGAGAAAGATAACTTCGAAGAAGTTACTGTAAAAGCTAAAGTTGCTCGTAAAGACGAGAATGGCAAGAGAGTAAAAGAAGTTGTAGACGGAAAGAAGAAAACAGTTTACGACGAAGTTGACAAGACAATCAAGAAAGATATGCCTAGCAGACTTCACGCTCGCCGCCAGATGCTGAAAGTTCTTTACCCTGTAACAGAGGTTCCTACAGCACAGGCTGGAAGAAAGAAAAACACAAAAGAAGTTGATCTTGTTGCTAAATTATTCGACGAGATCGCACCAAAATACGCAGATCGTAAAGGTGGATACACAAGAATCGTTAAGATTGGTCAGCGTAAAGGTGATGCAGCTATGGAAGTTCTTATCGAGCTTGTATAA
- the rpsK gene encoding 30S ribosomal protein S11, whose amino-acid sequence MAKKVTKKVTKKRVKKNVEHGQAHIQSSFNNTIVTLTDAQGNALSWASAGGLGFRGSRKSTPYAAQMAAETAAKAALVHGLKSVDVMVKGPGSGREAAIRALQACGIDVTSIRDVTPVPHNGCRPPKRRRV is encoded by the coding sequence ATGGCAAAGAAAGTTACAAAGAAAGTGACAAAGAAACGTGTCAAGAAAAACGTTGAACATGGACAGGCTCACATTCAGTCATCTTTTAATAACACAATCGTTACATTAACAGATGCTCAGGGAAATGCTCTTTCATGGGCAAGTGCGGGCGGTCTTGGATTTAGAGGTTCAAGAAAATCTACCCCTTATGCAGCTCAGATGGCAGCTGAAACAGCAGCTAAAGCAGCATTAGTACATGGTTTAAAATCAGTTGACGTAATGGTTAAAGGACCAGGTTCAGGTAGAGAAGCAGCAATCCGTGCACTTCAGGCATGCGGAATCGATGTAACAAGCATCAGAGACGTAACACCGGTACCACACAATGGTTGCCGTCCGCCGAAGCGCAGAAGAGTCTAG